In the genome of Erpetoichthys calabaricus chromosome 13, fErpCal1.3, whole genome shotgun sequence, the window AAAGAGcataaaatggtggcacccactgtataatgaaaacaaaatggcacagcAGGATAAAGTAATTCGCCTTTAAGTACTGAAAGCAGAAAAATCCAAAATTATATATAACGTTATATTCCTTCCCTTAGAAACACAGTATCTCAAATATTTCTAGGGGTCAAggaatggctatcttaaaaattattaacaaaagatAGATAGGGGTGTGCCAAGTAGGTGATCTGAAATCCACTTGCCATAAAGTGACCTTAAGTTCCTAAACTAGGAGTTAACTGATCAACTTGGATGGTAACTACTGTGCTAAAATGTTTAGCTGTAGTATATAAACAGGATGCTGGTAGAGTATTTTTTATTATCCAAGGTTGCCAGGGTGGTATGAAGTGTAAGGGATATGGCTTTGTGGATTGATTGTGACGATAGGCAACTTGGAGATGGTGCAAACGGTTTTAAATTATTATGTGAAATATTTTCCAACAAcagtctctcaaagcatttcTTGACTAAGTAGTTTATATTGTATTCCACTAAgtattctgtttgtttgttttaggaGGAAATGCATAAAACCTCGGCAACATCACAGGAAGCTGCAGCTGTCTTGTGCCTTGGAGGCTTCAAAGAAGGATCAGGCGACCTCTATGTCTCATTTGAATCTCATCAGCGAAGTACATATGGAGATGGTCTCTTCAAGTGGAGAAGCAGACCTTCACACACCAATGCTCAAGCCTTCCTACAATACATCCCGGGACTTCAGTTCTAGAGAGGAATTATTGTCACAACATGAAGAGCGAGATAAAAGCCGAGGTTCACTAAACAATCTTACCCGAGGTACCTTATTAAAGGAGTATCACAGAGCAATGGagagctttcccttaaagactgGCAGGTCTAATGAAGCCTCTGAAGGCTACGAATCTCCAGCTCAGGAAGAGTTTTACAGGAGCTACAACTCAGTATCATCACAACTGCTGCTGgataaaaaagataaagaagtTCAGGCATCTTTTACTCAGTTGTCAGGAGTAAGTACAAGAAGCATAAGAGAGTCCGGATACCCAGTGCCAGGGATATCAGTGAAAGAACCAGCAGGGGATCGAAGGGCACCAGACTACTTGATGTCAAGGTCAGTTGATCATCTTGAAAGACCAACATCTTTTCCTCACCCTGGTCAGTTGATTTGTTGCAGCTCTGTCGATCAAGTGAATGAAAGCATTTACCGAAAAGTGTTGCCTACACTTGTTATTCCTGCTCACTATGTGAATCTGCCCGAGGAACACCCTTATGCAGGCCAGTCTTTGATTCTGCAGACTGAACAACAGAGTGATCTTGACCAACTTCAGGCAGAGCTTACTGCAGCTCATCCACCATTGCAGCAGCCTTCACAGACCATGAAACTTTCTGCTCAGGATATATCTCATCAGGACCTCCAGGATCCACAAGCCACTGACTGGAGCTTGGAACCAGCGCCCATGCCAGAATCGATGTCAATTCCAGCATCACTTAACGAGGCAGCAGTTGTTCAGATGAATGGAGAGGTGCAGCTCCTAACTGAAAAAACTCTCATGGAGCTCAGAGGTGGAAAGCCCCTACCCCACCCTAGGGCATGGTTTGTCTCACTAGATGGACGAGCCAATGCTCATGTCAGGCACTCGTACATTGACCTTCAGCGAGCAGGGAAGAATGGCAGCAATGATACAAGTTTAGATTCTGGTGTGGATATGAATGAACCAAGACAGGGCAAGAAAATCAAAGAACGAGAAAGGAAAAGGAAGCTGCCAGTAACCATGGCATATACTCATCTGGTGTACGTAGATGATGTAGAGCCAGGTAGTAGTGAAAATGGACCAAACATCCACAGTCCTGAGGAGAGCCCTGCAGGGCCGCAGCCACAGCTGGATCAGGTACCAGAGGAAGACAAAAGAGAGAGTTTGCCTAGGCAAAAGCAGAATGCCACAAACAGAACTGTAGAAGATGAGCAAGAGTTAAGACTGCCTACTAGCCCTGAACACACTACTCCCTGCCCAAACGATGGTGGGGAAGACCAAGACGAAAACAAAAAGAGTCCCTGGCAGAAGCGTGAGGAAAGACCACTGCTGGCATTTAACCTCAAGTGAGAGCGGACTGACAGTGTTGTGGTGGATGTACAAAACGTATTGCCAAAAAGATCATTTTGAGTTTCAGTGAATGAAGTATGCATGGGCGAGGCGAGACATATACTTCATGTATACCTGTTATGCctttaagaaaaaacagaaaaacagaaacgaTGAATGCCATGCATTAGCCTTTTAATGCCGTTTGCTGGAAAAGCAAAGAACCTAAATAGCTTTATGTTCCTTTTAAAAGTTCGTTCAGTTAAGTGGAAGAGCACATGCCACGGCACCGTTGTACCGGGGTCATGTTTTAGTAAGATACCTTGTTGGTTTTTTTTATGGAATTTTATTAATGTAACTGAAAACATAATATAAGAAGATGGCTATGCAttgctaatttgttttttttttttgttttttttagcaaactgatGCCTTTGTGTAATTTTGAAAAAGATCATTTtagttgtaaacattttaatacttttgagaagttttttgttttatttgctttttatctgGGTGCTAAATTAAAACTCAGAATTACAACAGCCTTCTATTCAAATACCAAACTAGGTTGTCTGTTTGTTGGTCCTCTACTTCCATATTTTCAAGTGCCTTTTCAGAGTTTCTTGTACATAAGAAAACATCCTAAACAATTTCTTCTTGTTTAATAAATGCCCTGCTGACAACTTTTTTTGGATTGCATGCTGTAAATTGTCAATTGagtatggagtttttttttttcatttctatccAAATGTTTGTTATAGTTAGCAAAGCAGTACTGGAGTTTGGCTCCAGATAGATTAGAGAATGGGTGAGAATTTGTAGTCGCTCGTAATAGAGGACACatttgtgtgtgagagagagtaagtgtgtgcgtgcgtgcgccATATCACAAGAGGCTTCCTTCTTTAAGTGCTGCTTCTTGATTTCTGACTTCTGGAATGGTTTTAAAGAAAGTGTCTTATGACTGAGAATGTTTCTTAGGTTCTGCCTTCTCAGTAACAGAATGACACTCCTCTGTGGTCCACTTACACTGGTTTCTTGTGTATCTGTGGCTAATTATgcagaataaataaaatttgtcaagttaTACAGCTGTGTTTCTTCATGTCTTAAATAGGTGGAATTCATTAGCGATCGGCTGAAGAGCTTTAGAAGGTCAGACACTTGGGTGTGGAGATGGCAGGCCATTCAAAACCTGGCCAACTGAAGACCTCCACTATTTTACAGTGGTTAATGCCACCATCATTAAGTCAACAAGAACAGAGATCTTCATTTTTTGTAAATGACAATAATCCATagacacaattttttttattattttctaacaAACAGTTATCTAAtggcaatttaaaaagaaagcataGAAATACAAGatcacaataacaaaaaatacctAAAGTCTTCAGTACCCGCCAATCATGAAGAgaggaatatacagtatttataatctTAGTTACTCTACCTCTGTACTGCTCAGACTTTGCTCAGCAAATATGTTACTTCTTCTCAGGGTTTGCGAAATAAACATTTCTTCAGtgtattttctaacttgcttgcCATTTTCATGGTTACTACAATTTGGTTTCTGTGATGGTGTGTGGTGTTAGGCAAGTGAGTTATGCCACGCACAACATGTACCACCATAGCAGTCAACTGCTAAAAAAATCAAACTTCATGTCAAGCAGTGTTCAGACTTTGTGATGATAAAGAAGACTCTGCAAAAAGGACAAGTAATTCTTGAGCATTTTTCTAACTAGAAATTCCATTTGGTTATGACAAGTATCGGTTTAATGACTTAGTTTCATTTTTGTCCTTAAATTTATTTGACAATATCTGATTTAGTATTTGACCGTAGCCCATTTGACTGCTCATTAGAACTACCCTTACAGGATAAATctggcatttttcaagtcaagagtatttcttcaaaatcatggtatatattatttTGTCACCTAAAATTTTGTTCTAAagtaaagtggtttttttttttttggtttttttttataaattttgaaaattccttgtctgttcttgcagcgtACAATGGGATTAATGGGTGCACAGTTCCATAGGTGAATGAAGAAGCTTTAAAACTTACcgaatatttccatttttcaagacaaaaatgttatttgagtATTGATCTGCATGGTGAGATTGCATAATGTATTACAAAACAATGTATCTGTGTCATTTTAAGAAAGGAAAACCTccaaggcttttattaaaaatacaatagtgTACTCAATTCACTTTAGATATATTAACATTTGTACAATGAAACTCTTGTGTGCTTTTTTCACTGCACTGCCACTTAGCATGAATCTAAAATAACAACTCAGAATGTAACAGGCGAAAAGTCTttgccatttaagaaaaaataatcatatgatgTGAACACACATCAGTCTGTTAatacaagccatggcagaacataaccatTGACAAAGTAGAACTGCAAAAGCAAAAGTAGGATAGCAAGCAGAACAGAGCTtagtgctaggggcttgttgggTTGTCATAACTCCACTGACAATGGTGGCTATGAGCAGACAAGTGATTGGAAGTGcattcttacctcaagaaaaataggTCCAAGAATCCGTGATAAAAtacttttgtttcctttcattACAAGAATGGGTCATTAAACATGgaaggcatattttcttaaaCTGGAACCTTCGCTGCTTCAAAGTGAATGTGTTTGCTAAGGCTTTTTCCATTCACCTATGGACCCTTTGGTctcattgtaagctgcaagaacagtccatttttttttaacttttatgtagCAAATTAATACATACATTGATTGTGATGTGATTTGATTTGAAaagtaccaaacttatcctttaaaagtACTCTCCACCTCTCTGCTTAAGATCATCAAATCAATCCTACTTATTAAATTGAAGTAGACATGACACATACATATGGAGgattttaaatgatgctcagtgcCTGTCCTAACTGTACTTGTCATAgacaaataacaaacaaaaacttgCATTGCACTCCTTTGAAATATTTATATCCTTAGAAACATGTTTGGGTGCAGTTACCTTCACGTTTTTGGTCTGTCTGGCCCATAATGCATTGCCACATTAGGTGTGGTTCACCCTCCTGAGTATTCTTCTGGTGATGGTTTCCTATCTCAAGCTGGAGTGCACAGGCAGTGGGATGGCCAGTCCAGGTCTGTCTGTAATGAAGGCTCACAGGACAGGTCTCTGAAAGCAAAACAGAATCGGCCACTAACTGAAACTGCTTAACAGCTAATTGCAAAATGAGCATTTGAAGCTGGTAGTCAAGTGTCTGGTATTTACCGTTAGTTTTTTGTGTGCATAGCTACTTCTCAAATGCAAAAATGTTAGAACATAGCATGCTCTGCATTTATTACATGTCTCACAGTACTGAacagattaacacacacacacacacacatacacataaccaataaattgatattgaaaatgaaataaaatgtagccttgaaaatatacagcatatttCATATGCATGGTGTCAGAGAAGAAGAGGAAATACCAGGTGGCACCCACAAAAGTAGCCTGCAAATTATGGAGCAAACTCTGATATGACTTTTATGCCACCCAAGTCTGTTGTAATAATTGCACTGTTGACTTTCCATACAATCTTCAGTGTTGGGGGTCTCCTCTGGGGTATGGAAGGAAGGATTTCTTGGCTTTGATGCATTTCTCACAGAATAAGTGGTTGCACGCTAAAAGTGTACGGTGACAAATGCGTGTCGCTAGTAAATCCCCCTCCAATGGTGCCACTTCATTTTCAAGTTCCTTAATAAGCAGGACTAGAACTCCATCTTGACATTGATCTTATTTTTTTTAGTGGCTAACACATTAATGGAAACATACACCGATACGCCAACTGTAAGTGTCATTTGGCTTAACTATTGAAGGGTATAGCTAGTGAGTTTTCTACGTGGCACaaactaaacatttaaataaagttaggACATGAGAGAGTGCTGGTGCAGCTCCagggtgtgtgtatgtgataTTCACGTTACAGCTGACTAGCAAACTCTTTTCCATTCCCACTTCCTCTGATACTCTGTCGGCCCCAATCCGATGCACCGTAATTTATAACGTGAGTATAAACAATTGCAAAATGAAGATTCTTAATGCAGGCATGCGCTTTTGatgtgaacaaacattttcatttattgcaaATGCTCTCATTTGGCTTCAGATGCTGGGGTCCACTTTGGTTTACTTTACATTGATGCAGTCATGTGCAGTAAGTTGTATCACAGTGTGACACTTCAGAGCTTCTGTGGATtcaaagagacaaaaacaaaacgtGTCGGATGGAACACTTTGCATTTAGCAGCATTATTCATATGAGGGTATCAATTTTGCCATATTTTGCAGAAATATCAACAAAGTTCAGCACAAGTTCAATACAACTTTCaagtttttttccttaatggtAGCAGGGAGCACATCTGCCCTCCCTCTGAAGCACAATTTGGTTTGGCCAGGGACCAATAAGCACACCTTCAGATTGTTGAgctcctttccttctgaatgtaAAACCCGTGAAGACCTGCTGCATATGTCACGCTTACTTGTCTGTTTTACTTTGCGATGCTGGCCAGGTTGACCGCCCATTTGACATCTGACTactacattttctaaatatgctttGCTGGCACTCGGAAGTAACATCATAATAATGGTATTATGGTTAGATTTTTTTCATATGTAAACCAGACCATTTATAATGTAATGGTTTTTGTTCATACTCGACGTAACTGGAGTTactggagttttaatgcacattaTAGGCAATTTGTCACCCTGCATTCTCAGTACTGACCACTAATTCTTGCCTGCATGACTGTGAAAAAGTCCCGTACCCATGAGTTTGTAGGATGAGTCCCAACAAGATCTGAGACCTTCATTCACCATATATGACATAGAAGAAGATTAGTGAGGGAAGCCACCCAGTGATTTATGAGAAGATGTAGAGGCCGTGCAACTGTTAGCCAGTTGATTCACCAGTCGCagctttataggagagtggcaaagagaaagcccctgtttaaaataaataaataaaagatgacGTCTTGGCTAGAGTTTGTCAAGAAGGCACattggagactctgaagtcagctggaggaAGGTTCTGTGGACTGGTCAGACCAAAATGGAGCTTTTCAGCAACAACTTTGAATGCCGTACTTGAGCTCTCACTGCATTATTAAAaacactgtgaagcatggtggtggcagcgtcatgatGTAGGAACGCATCTCTACAGCAGGCCATGGAAAGCTTGTGAGGGTGACATGAAGGcagcaaaatacaagaaaattaagGAGAAAGACCTGATGGAGTCTGCAAGAGACCTGCACTTTGAAAGGACATCATTTCCAGCCCAACAACGATCCCAAgcttaaagccaaagctacactggAATGGGTTCAAAATAACAATATTGATGTCCTGGAGCGACTGAGAATTGACAATTTGTGGCCAAACTTAAAAATGGCTGTTTACTTGTGACCACCACAGAAGGCATTGAgtgttttctgttaattaaagGGAAGTTAAGTgttagacatgcaagtaaaaatgtcactgtactctgtgcatgtgacaagACTACTACCTCTATTACAATCATTACTCTACAAATATTATTACAAAGACAAGGAAAAGAAGTTGATAACTGATGTAGATCTATAACAAGAGGAGGTGCACCATGGTTTACGTcactataaattaataattactgAACATTCTGGTTGGCCTCCATGGTTTTCAAGATGGCAACCACTAAAGCTGGAGTCCAACTCTTGAAAGCTTTCTGGAGTCGGAGTGTCACAAGATTTTTTTCAATGATTCCACAACCCTGTATATGCagtatgcatataaatataattttcaattaTGATATATAATCATTTCATGGGCTGTGATTTTACCACTGAAAAGGCTGTTTGATTTacttggaagattttttttaataataaaataataatgaaataaagaaaatgtggcaAAACAAGCCGTAACAGAAGGGTAAACACAAAACGATGTAAATAAAAGGGTACGCAAACTGTACTGTGCAGTTTATAGCACCACATTCTAACTGCGGCACTGGTCGGTGTTACCTGTATCAGGGAGCAGTTAAAAGTGACATCTCCCCTTATCCTTGAAGTGTCACCTTGAAGGAGCCGAGATGGACATGCAGCCCCACAATTCAAGTACACCGTTCCAAGGAATATGGTGTGTCTTCTCTCCTGCACA includes:
- the fam171a1 gene encoding protein FAM171A1, whose amino-acid sequence is MRLEMSRSAALLLCLLGCNVWKAVTKTLQEENPAQEVMLKVHISDASTNQPIAATTIEIFTNQTSLVSEISGADGNAFLKFHYRVGTLLIVTATKRGYVPNSALWRPSRIPVFSSLSLGLLPERSATLMVYDDVVQIVSGFQGSRLQPKVQFHRRSLKLPQNTTFGNLTAFLTVACSPGEAHHFPYLQGLNGNGTGNNSRFELTPITAISVHLLNSDGSDVQVDGPIHIFVPLPPNSNLNENNHIPAWRFDKKLGAWLKSSLGFVQREGNQLTLTYIAPHLGYWVAAMSPHSTGPVVAKDISTYHTVFLLAILGGMAVILLVLLCLLLYYCRRKCIKPRQHHRKLQLSCALEASKKDQATSMSHLNLISEVHMEMVSSSGEADLHTPMLKPSYNTSRDFSSREELLSQHEERDKSRGSLNNLTRGTLLKEYHRAMESFPLKTGRSNEASEGYESPAQEEFYRSYNSVSSQLLLDKKDKEVQASFTQLSGVSTRSIRESGYPVPGISVKEPAGDRRAPDYLMSRSVDHLERPTSFPHPGQLICCSSVDQVNESIYRKVLPTLVIPAHYVNLPEEHPYAGQSLILQTEQQSDLDQLQAELTAAHPPLQQPSQTMKLSAQDISHQDLQDPQATDWSLEPAPMPESMSIPASLNEAAVVQMNGEVQLLTEKTLMELRGGKPLPHPRAWFVSLDGRANAHVRHSYIDLQRAGKNGSNDTSLDSGVDMNEPRQGKKIKERERKRKLPVTMAYTHLVYVDDVEPGSSENGPNIHSPEESPAGPQPQLDQVPEEDKRESLPRQKQNATNRTVEDEQELRLPTSPEHTTPCPNDGGEDQDENKKSPWQKREERPLLAFNLK